In Planctomycetota bacterium, a single window of DNA contains:
- the gatA gene encoding Asp-tRNA(Asn)/Glu-tRNA(Gln) amidotransferase subunit GatA, with the protein MNASDLTAIQMREAMGKGNLCAREATEACLAAIDRTDAKVRAFLSTDAAAARRRAQEIDRRLKAGETPGLLAGVPVAVKDNMCTADGRATTCASRILEGWKAPYNAHVVERLLAEGAVIVGKTNLDEFAMGSSTENSGFEATCNPWDLNRVPGGSSGGSAAAVAARMVPVALGSDTGGSIRQPAALCGVVGLKPTYGRVSRYGLVAFASSLDQIGPFGRTVADAALVLQAIAGHDPRDSTSVAEPVPDYLARLEEPLEPLRIGVPKEFFGEGLDAQVERAVREALGVYERLGAELVELSLPHATDYAIAAYYIVATSEASSNLARYDGVHYGYRSSNHADMIDMYMRTRAKGFGDEVKRRIMLGTYALSAGYYDAYYKKALKVRRLIREDYETAFRKVDVLIGPTSPTPAFRLGERTADPLAMYLSDVYTVSCSLAAIAGISVPCGFTKAGLPVGLQILGNVFTEERLLRVARMYERETDWAARLPPVCEGRG; encoded by the coding sequence ATGAACGCAAGCGACCTGACGGCCATCCAGATGCGGGAGGCGATGGGGAAGGGGAACCTCTGTGCGCGCGAGGCGACGGAAGCCTGTCTCGCCGCCATCGACCGGACCGATGCGAAAGTCCGGGCGTTTCTCTCGACCGACGCCGCAGCCGCCCGCCGACGCGCCCAAGAGATCGACCGGCGCCTCAAGGCGGGCGAAACGCCCGGCCTCCTCGCCGGCGTCCCCGTCGCCGTGAAGGATAACATGTGCACGGCTGACGGCCGGGCGACCACCTGCGCGAGCCGAATCCTTGAAGGCTGGAAAGCCCCCTACAACGCGCACGTCGTTGAGCGCCTGCTGGCCGAGGGCGCGGTCATCGTCGGCAAGACCAACCTCGACGAGTTCGCGATGGGGTCGTCCACGGAGAACTCCGGCTTCGAGGCCACGTGCAATCCCTGGGACTTGAATCGTGTGCCGGGCGGATCGAGCGGCGGAAGCGCCGCCGCCGTCGCGGCGCGCATGGTCCCCGTCGCTCTCGGGTCCGACACGGGCGGATCCATCCGCCAACCGGCGGCCTTGTGCGGCGTCGTGGGGCTGAAACCGACGTACGGGCGCGTCAGCCGATATGGCCTCGTGGCATTCGCGTCGAGCCTGGACCAGATTGGACCGTTCGGCCGGACGGTGGCGGACGCGGCCCTCGTGCTCCAGGCCATCGCCGGTCACGACCCCCGCGATTCGACGAGCGTCGCCGAGCCGGTGCCCGACTACCTCGCCCGGCTCGAGGAGCCGCTCGAGCCCCTGCGCATCGGCGTCCCGAAGGAATTCTTCGGCGAAGGGCTCGACGCCCAGGTCGAGCGCGCCGTCCGCGAGGCGCTCGGGGTGTACGAACGGCTCGGAGCGGAACTGGTGGAACTCAGCCTCCCCCACGCCACCGACTACGCCATCGCCGCCTACTACATCGTCGCGACGAGCGAGGCCTCGTCGAACCTGGCACGGTACGACGGCGTGCACTATGGGTACCGTTCCAGCAACCACGCCGACATGATCGATATGTACATGCGGACGCGAGCCAAGGGCTTCGGCGACGAAGTCAAACGCCGCATCATGCTCGGCACCTACGCGCTAAGCGCTGGCTATTACGACGCATACTATAAGAAGGCCCTCAAGGTCCGCCGACTCATCCGCGAGGACTATGAGACGGCGTTCCGCAAGGTCGACGTCCTCATAGGCCCGACCAGCCCGACGCCCGCCTTTCGGCTGGGCGAAAGGACCGCCGATCCGCTGGCCATGTACCTCTCGGACGTCTACACCGTCAGTTGCAGCCTGGCGGCCATTGCCGGTATCAGCGTCCCCTGCGGCTTTACGAAGGCGGGGCTTCCGGTGGGCCTCCAGATCCTCGGCAACGTGTTCACCGAGGAGCGCCTGCTCCGGGTCGCACGAATGTACGAACGGGAAACCGATTGGGCCGCCCGCCTGCCGCCCGTCTGCGAGGGCAGGGGATGA
- the gatC gene encoding Asp-tRNA(Asn)/Glu-tRNA(Gln) amidotransferase subunit GatC has translation MPLSKEEVLKVGTLSRIRLTDEEVDRFASQLSSILDYVGKLGELDTDATEPLAHALPIHNVLRKDEPRESLAPEQALGGAPDATDGFFRVPRVIDDGTGA, from the coding sequence ATGCCGCTCTCGAAGGAAGAAGTCCTCAAGGTCGGCACCCTGAGCCGGATCCGCCTCACCGACGAGGAAGTGGATCGCTTCGCGTCGCAACTGTCGTCCATTCTGGACTATGTCGGCAAACTGGGCGAACTCGACACCGACGCGACGGAACCCCTGGCCCACGCGCTGCCGATCCACAACGTCCTCCGCAAAGACGAGCCGCGGGAAAGCCTGGCGCCCGAGCAGGCGCTCGGCGGCGCGCCGGACGCGACGGACGGCTTTTTCCGCGTGCCCCGCGTCATTGACGACGGGACGGGGGCGTGA
- the rpmB gene encoding 50S ribosomal protein L28 codes for MPAKCEICGKGSITGSTITRRGKAKYLGGVGRKITGISKRRFHANLHRVRVDLPDGTRTRMRVCAQCLRAGRVSKRTKRIVPAADKA; via the coding sequence GTGCCAGCAAAATGCGAAATCTGCGGCAAGGGAAGCATCACGGGTTCGACGATCACCCGTCGAGGCAAGGCCAAGTACCTGGGCGGCGTCGGCCGGAAGATCACCGGCATCTCCAAGCGCCGGTTCCATGCGAATCTGCATCGCGTCCGCGTCGATCTTCCCGACGGGACGCGGACGCGGATGCGCGTCTGCGCCCAGTGCCTGCGGGCCGGACGCGTCTCGAAGCGCACGAAACGCATCGTTCCCGCAGCCGACAAGGCCTGA